One genomic window of Arachis hypogaea cultivar Tifrunner chromosome 8, arahy.Tifrunner.gnm2.J5K5, whole genome shotgun sequence includes the following:
- the LOC112708002 gene encoding phosphatidylinositol 4-phosphate 5-kinase 1, which produces MQETLLTVSEQLHTTKKKKSDEEEDNEEGDDVIELVVLPPPCRPPRAPPGSRRVTPAVTFSDSGLSSVVRSLPNGDLYAGTLTGNVPDGAGKYLWSDGCIYEGEWCDGKASGKGRFSWPSGATYEGEFSDGKMHGTGTFVGADGDTYKGSWLSDKKHGFGEKHYANGDVYEGSWTHNLQEGEGKYVWRNGNEYIGEWKNGAICGKGVLVWKNGNRYEGFWENGIPKGKGVFTWRDGSTCSGNWGKEFVSDEERCRSRRRSVEMVVKKRVSVDGGLGGRSVSFPRICIWELDGEAGDITCDIVDNVEASMFYKDWSEFESGGSNGSGDDGGWNLQRSPCLVDGDVKKPGYTVSKGHRSYDLMLNLQLGIRYSVGKHASVRRELRPGDFDPKEKFWTRFPLEGSKFTPSHQSVDFRWKDYCPMVFRHLRELFAIDPADYMLAICGNDTLREMSSPGKSGSLFYLTHDDRFMIKTLKKAEVKVLIRMLPSYYQHVCQYKNSLVTKFLGVHCVKPVGGQKTRFIIMGNVFCSEYRIHKRFDLKGSSHGRTTDKPEEEIDETTTLKDLDLNFVFRLEQSWFQELICQLDRDCEFLEAEGIMDYSLLIGLHFRDDYSVEEMKSSKDELCSGKRDMQNDEVQDMKWVPIGRGPLIRLGTNTPARAERVCKARLDQLQHTGSGSINPTPPVSSGEISDVILYFGIIDILQDYDITKKLEHAYKSLQVDSSSISAVDPKLYSKRFRDFIHRIFVEDK; this is translated from the exons ATGCAGGAAACACTTCTCACTGTGTCTGAACAGCTTCACActacaaagaagaagaaatcagACGAAGAAGAAGATAATGAAGAAGGAGATGACGTCATCGAGCTCGTGGTGCTTCCTCCGCCGTGCCGACCGCCGCGAGCACCTCCAGGGTCACGGCGTGTGACACCGGCCGTCACCTTCAGTGACTCCGGTTTGAGTTCTGTAGTCAGATCGCTACCGAACGGTGACCTCTACGCTGGAACCCTAACTGGGAACGTCCCCGACGGCGCCGGAAAATATCTCTGGTCAGACGGTTGCATTTACGAAGGGGAGTGGTGCGACGGAAAAGCCTCCGGCAAGGGTAGGTTCTCGTGGCCGTCGGGAGCAACCTACGAAGGTGAGTTCTCCGACGGAAAAATGCACGGCACTGGAACATTCGTCGGAGCTGACGGGGACACGTATAAAGGATCATGGCTCTCCGACAAGAAACACGGCTTCGGCGAGAAACATTACGCTAATGGTGATGTCTATGAAGGTTCATGGACGCACAATTTGCAAGAAG GTGAGGGAAAGTATGTATGGAGGAATGGGAACGAGTACATTGGAGAGTGGAAGAACGGGGCAATTTGCGGGAAGGGTGTTTTGGTTTGGAAGAATGGGAACAGATATGAAGGGTTTTGGGAGAATGGTATTCCTAAAGGGAAAGGTGTGTTTACCTGGCGTGATGGGAGCACGTGCTCCGGAAATTGGGGGAAGGAGTTTGTGAGCGACGAAGAGAGGTGTAGGAGTAGGAGGAGGAGTGTGGAGATGGTAGTCAAGAAGAGGGTCTCTGTTGATGGTGGTCTTGGTGGGAGGAGTGTGAGTTTTCCAAGGATTTGCATTTGGGAGCTTGATGGTGAAGCTGGGGATATAACCTGTGATATTGTGGATAATGTGGAGGCTTCTATGTTCTATAAAGACTGGAGTGAGTTTGAGAGTGGTGGCAGCAATGGCAGTGGCGATGATGGTGGTTGGAACTTGCAGAGGAGTCCTTGTTTAGTTGATGGGGATGTGAAGAAACCTGGTTACACTGTGTCTAAAGGGCATAGGAGTTATGATTTGATGCTTAACCTTCAATTGGGTATAAG GTACTCTGTTGGGAAGCATGCTTCAGTACGGCGAGAGCTTAGGCCGGGAGATTTTGATCCTAAGGAGAAGTTCTGGACAAGATTTCCACTAGAAGGGTCTAAGTTCACGCCCTCGCATCAATCCGTAGACTTCAGGTGGAAAGATTACTGCCCCATGGTGTTCAG ACATCTAAGGGAATTATTCGCCATAGATCCTGCGGATTACATGCTTGCTATTTGCGGCAATGACACACTTAGAGAGATGTCTTCCCCTGGAAAAAGTGGAAGCTTGTTTTACCTCACTCATGATGACCGGTTTATGATCAAGACCTTGAAGAAGGCTGAAGTCAAG GTACTCATCAGGATGCTTCCAAGTTACTATCAACATGTTTGCCAGTACAAGAACTCCCTGGTCACGAAATTTCTTGGTGTTCATTGCGTCAAACCTGTTGGAGGTCAGAAG ACTCGCTTTATTATAATGGGCAATGTATTTTGTTCGGAGTATCGGATTCATAAGCGGTTTGATCTCAAAGGATCTTCTCATGGTCGTACTACGGATAAACCCGAGGAGGAGATTGATGAGACAACCACTCTCAAAGACCTTGATCTTAACTTTGTCTTTCGCTTGGAACAATCTTGGTTTCAAGAGCTTATATG CCAACTTGATAGAGACTGTGAGTTCCTGGAAGCAGAGGGGATTATGGATTATAGTCTTCTAATTGGTCTTCATTTCCGTGACGATTACTCAGTTGAGGAAATGAAGAGTTCAAAAGATGAGTTGTGTTCAG GCAAGAGAGACATGCAAAATGATGAGGTGCAGGATATGAAATGGGTTCCCATAGGCCG GGGACCTCTAATCCGGCTAGGAACAAACACACCTGCGAGAGCTGAGAGAGTATGTAAAGCTAGATTGGATCAGCTTCAGCACACAGGTAGTGGAAGCATTAATCCTACCCCTCCAGTGAGCAGTGGCGAGATATCtgatgtaattctctactttggTATCATTGACATTCTCCAAGATTACGATATCACCAAAAAGCTAGAGCATGCATACAAGTCACTACAAGTGGATTCTTCCTCTATCTCGGCCGTTGATCCAAAGCTATACTCTAAAAGGTTTAGGGATTTCATACACAGAATCTTTGTAGAGGACAAATGA
- the LOC112705465 gene encoding serine/threonine-protein phosphatase 7 long form homolog gives MNNGSEEDFEATYEADDEDEDGDVGRETAVKNVVVPPAVSQPMDVPSFMRNLDLDAMHAPKFSEYVNKVFDVREIPNGKVLAIDLARRTSDREHFQVKRLPCRHVIACCANQHLNWQLYVNDLYKMTESALINALVERWRPETHTFHFPVGECAVTLEDVALILGLPTNGLPVTGPTMSSYEALEAECLDQFGVAPMKKDCKGSFIKLVWFRALKNRLVLVDEVQIHSYVKCHIMLMFGTVMFGDKSAAGVHWKFLPLLPNIGGIIQFSWGSACLAHLWQNWKRENRPYRYRTLENYRRDLDLLQEGQFVWEPYAIGKTDPDVIPADIRQHAAIWSARVPLISFECIEWHASDRHIE, from the exons ATGAACAATGGTAGCGAAGAAGACTTCGAAGCTACTTATGAAGCCGACGACGAAGACGAGGATGGTGATGTGGGACGTGAGACAGCAGTGAAGAATGTAGTGGTTCCTCCTGCAGTTAGTCAACCGATGGACGTTCCATCTTTTATGCGTAACTTGGATCTTGACGCCATGCATGCACCAAAATTCTCCGAATATGTAAATAAAG TGTTTGACGTGCGTGAAATACCTAATGGAAAGGTGTTGGCAATTGATCTTGCGCGGCGGACATCCGACCGTGAGCATTTTCAGGTGAAACGACTACCATGTCGCCATGTTATTGCTTGCTGTGCTAACCAGCACCTCAATTGGCAGCTGTATGTGAATGACTTATACAAGATGACAGAG TCGGCATTGATTAATGCTCTGGTCGAGAGATGGCGCCCTGAGACGCATACTTTTCACTTTCCGGTTGGTGAGTGTGCCGTGACACTAGAGGATGTGGCGCTAATTCTTGGTCTTCCGACAAATGGTTTACCAGTTACGGGACCGACAATGAGCAGTTATGAGGCTTTAGAGGCCGAATGCTTGGATCAGTTTGGTGTTGCACCAATGAAGAAAGACTGCAAGGGAAGTTTCATTAAGCTGGTTTGGTTTCGAGCATTGAAAAATCGATTAGTGTTGGTTGATGAGGTCCAGATTCATAGTTACGTGAAGTGCCATATAATGTTAATGTTTGGGACCGTTATGTTTGGAGATAAGTCTGCGGCAGGAGTGCACTGGAAGTTTCTGCCGTTACTCCCTAACATTGGCGGGATCATACAGTTCAGTTGGGGATCGGCCTGCCTGGCACACCT GTGGCAGAACTGGAAACGTGAGAATCGGCCATACAGATATCGTACCCTTGAGAACTATAGGAGAGATCTAGATCTTCTGCAAGAAGGACAG TTTGTTTGGGAGCCTTATGCAATTGGAAAGACCGATCCGGACGTGATTCCTGCTGACATCCGTCAGCATGCAGCTATTTGGAGTGCCAGAGTTCCACTTATATCTTTTGAATGTATTGAGTGGCATGCATCTGATAGACATATTGAATGA